One Candidatus Paceibacterota bacterium genomic window carries:
- the uvrA gene encoding excinuclease ABC subunit UvrA, with amino-acid sequence MKKDFQDKIIVKGARTHNLKNINVEMPRNKMIAITGVSGSGKSSLAFDTIFAEGQRRYVESLSSYARQFLNQMPKPDVDEITGLSPAISIDQKSRSNNPRSTVATITEIYDYLRVMYARIGHPHCPLCGEEIKKLSNEEILNFVLEKLKTPSLIKEGVGGGNSKKSPPRPSGTPPQKGGDKIRKVMGVEWDETEISIFSPVIRGRKGEYYQLLYDLLGKGFAEIRLDGMMKKLREQITLSKNKAHNIDILVDHFALHEFTDDKDGSRMRLSEALERALLESDGLVTIKIGDEEFIMSAKFACKNDGFSFPEVEPRLFSFNSPYGACPACNGLGSKYFMGDEPCETCHGARLRSEALNVFLEASKKKVNILDLASLSIKDAYTFFKNLKLSEQEKEISVPVVREIEARLQFMLDVGLDYLQLSRKANTLSGGEAQRIRLASQLGSRLVGALYVLDEPTIGLHQRDNDRLIKTLQNLRDLGNTILIVEHDEDTIYASDYIVDIGPKAGVHGGEVVVSGYLEDLLTAKKNTNNSRTLSYLRGETKIEIPKKRRHPKGALRIAGGNIFNINNLNVEVPLGVMTSITGVSGSGKSSFMYEILYKNLQARFERKYRTAKIFNCSSFSGTEYLSRVILIDQSPIGRTPRSNIVTYTGAFTHIRDLFASTEEARLRGWKANRFSFNVKGGRCEACEGNGEIAVEMHFLPTVYVTCDVCDGKRFDKETLTVKYKKKNIYEVLHMTVENGLTFFKDIPAISDRLQTLFDVGLGYLELGQSATTLSGGEAQRVKISSELYRPHLEKTIYLLDEPTVGLHYDDVQKLLEVLNKLVSHGNTVVLIEHNLDIVKSSDYIIDIGPEGGVDGGKIVAKGTPEEVAGNSKSHTGKYLRRVLRK; translated from the coding sequence ATGAAAAAAGATTTTCAAGACAAAATAATAGTAAAAGGCGCACGAACCCATAATTTAAAGAATATAAATGTGGAAATGCCTCGTAATAAAATGATAGCCATTACTGGTGTTTCTGGTTCTGGAAAATCATCTTTGGCTTTTGATACCATTTTTGCCGAAGGACAACGCCGATACGTGGAGTCTCTTTCTTCTTATGCGCGACAATTTTTAAACCAAATGCCTAAACCTGATGTGGATGAGATCACGGGTCTTTCTCCTGCAATATCTATTGATCAAAAATCTCGTTCAAATAATCCGCGCTCGACTGTGGCGACGATTACAGAGATCTATGATTACTTGCGAGTGATGTATGCGCGCATTGGGCATCCACATTGTCCTTTGTGTGGCGAAGAAATTAAAAAACTTTCCAATGAAGAAATTTTAAATTTTGTTTTGGAAAAGTTGAAAACACCCTCCTTGATTAAGGAGGGTGTAGGGGGTGGTAATTCCAAGAAATCACCACCTCGCCCTTCGGGCACTCCTCCTCAAAAAGGAGGAGATAAAATTCGTAAGGTTATGGGAGTCGAATGGGATGAAACAGAAATCAGTATTTTTTCACCAGTAATCAGGGGAAGAAAAGGGGAATATTATCAACTGCTTTATGATTTGCTTGGAAAAGGTTTTGCCGAAATTCGTCTTGATGGGATGATGAAAAAACTTCGCGAGCAAATAACTCTTTCTAAAAACAAAGCACACAATATTGATATTCTAGTGGATCATTTTGCTCTACATGAGTTTACGGATGATAAGGACGGTAGTAGAATGCGTCTTTCTGAGGCTCTAGAACGTGCGCTTCTCGAGTCTGATGGTTTAGTAACTATAAAAATCGGCGATGAGGAATTTATTATGTCTGCAAAATTCGCTTGTAAGAATGACGGTTTTTCTTTTCCAGAAGTGGAGCCGAGATTATTTTCTTTCAATTCTCCTTATGGTGCCTGTCCAGCTTGTAATGGCCTTGGTTCAAAATATTTTATGGGAGATGAACCTTGTGAAACTTGCCATGGCGCGCGTTTACGCTCTGAAGCCTTAAATGTTTTTTTAGAGGCTTCCAAGAAGAAGGTAAACATATTAGATCTTGCTTCTCTTTCTATAAAAGACGCATATACTTTTTTCAAAAACTTAAAACTCTCAGAACAAGAGAAGGAAATATCGGTGCCAGTCGTTCGGGAGATAGAAGCCAGACTTCAATTTATGCTGGACGTAGGTTTGGATTATTTGCAGTTGTCTCGCAAGGCGAACACTCTCTCTGGCGGAGAAGCGCAGCGTATCCGCTTGGCTTCTCAGCTTGGTTCGAGGCTCGTCGGCGCGCTTTATGTGCTCGATGAACCCACGATCGGACTTCACCAGCGAGACAACGATCGTTTGATAAAAACACTTCAAAATTTACGTGATTTAGGCAATACAATTTTAATTGTAGAACATGATGAGGATACTATATATGCTTCGGATTATATCGTAGATATAGGACCGAAGGCCGGGGTGCACGGCGGGGAAGTGGTTGTTTCCGGTTATTTAGAAGATCTATTAACTGCAAAAAAGAACACAAATAATTCTCGAACACTTAGTTATTTGCGCGGAGAAACAAAAATAGAAATTCCTAAAAAACGGCGCCATCCTAAAGGCGCGCTTCGAATTGCCGGAGGAAATATTTTTAATATTAACAACCTTAATGTAGAAGTGCCTCTCGGAGTAATGACATCTATCACTGGTGTTTCTGGTTCCGGAAAAAGTTCTTTTATGTATGAGATTCTTTATAAAAATCTTCAAGCCCGCTTTGAGCGAAAGTATCGCACAGCCAAGATTTTTAATTGTTCCTCATTTTCTGGGACTGAATATCTATCCAGAGTTATTTTGATTGATCAATCGCCCATAGGCAGGACTCCGCGTTCAAATATTGTTACTTATACAGGAGCCTTCACGCATATCCGAGATCTTTTTGCTTCGACCGAAGAAGCGCGCTTGCGAGGATGGAAAGCAAATCGTTTTTCTTTCAATGTGAAAGGTGGTCGTTGTGAGGCCTGCGAAGGCAATGGTGAGATAGCTGTCGAAATGCATTTTTTGCCGACGGTTTATGTCACTTGCGATGTATGTGATGGAAAACGTTTTGATAAAGAGACGCTTACTGTAAAATACAAGAAAAAAAATATTTACGAAGTCCTGCATATGACTGTAGAAAATGGCCTTACTTTTTTCAAAGATATTCCGGCGATTTCCGATAGACTGCAGACCCTCTTTGATGTAGGGCTTGGTTACTTGGAACTCGGCCAATCAGCTACAACGCTCTCTGGCGGGGAAGCGCAACGAGTAAAAATAAGTAGCGAGCTTTATCGTCCGCATTTGGAAAAAACTATTTATCTTTTAGATGAACCGACTGTGGGGCTTCATTATGATGACGTGCAGAAACTTTTGGAGGTTTTAAATAAATTGGTATCTCATGGCAATACGGTTGTCCTAATTGAACACAACCTTGATATTGTGAAAAGTTCAGATTACATTATAGATATTGGTCCAGAAGGAGGAGTAGACGGAGGTAAAATTGTTGCCAAAGGCACGCCGGAAGAAGTGGCTGGAAACAGCAAATCACACACTGGCAAATACTTAAGAAGAGTTTTGAGAAAATAA
- a CDS encoding GIY-YIG nuclease family protein: MTNETLKKLKLPDKPGVYFFLKNKKILYIGKATSLRDRTKSYFSKDLINTRGPLVLDMVFKSDNIKWEATDSVLEALILEANLIKKYQPYYNTREKDDKSFNYVCITREKLPRVLVVRGRVLKNYKGSIFGPYTSGTQLHEALKILRRIFPFIDDKSSKKQNYEFYKQLGLTPDASSPSEIYLDNIKYLKLFFKGKKKDIIRDLKKKMMQKAKEGEFEKAGEVKRQIFALKHINDIALIKNSFADNKIFGPAPSFGRISGSKAGPSDTKILLSALLFRIEAYDIAHMGGKNMVGVMTVLENDEAVKSEYRKFKIKTQNNVNDTGALAEVLERRLMHKEWAFPDLIVVDGGMAQINAAKSVLKKMGLNIPVVSVVKDEHHKPKAIMGDNPRHGRARDFGLKYKREILLANSEAHRFAISYHKNMRNKNFLI; encoded by the coding sequence ATGACGAATGAAACTCTAAAAAAATTAAAACTGCCAGATAAGCCCGGTGTATATTTTTTCTTAAAAAATAAGAAAATTTTATACATCGGAAAAGCGACCTCTCTTCGAGACCGCACCAAAAGCTATTTCAGCAAGGACTTGATAAATACCCGAGGTCCGCTTGTTTTAGATATGGTTTTTAAATCGGACAATATAAAATGGGAAGCCACCGATTCTGTTTTAGAAGCTCTTATTTTAGAAGCTAATTTAATAAAAAAATATCAGCCTTATTACAATACAAGAGAAAAAGATGATAAGAGTTTCAATTATGTCTGCATCACAAGGGAGAAATTGCCAAGAGTATTAGTAGTTAGAGGCCGAGTTTTAAAAAATTATAAAGGAAGTATCTTTGGCCCGTATACTAGCGGTACCCAATTGCATGAGGCGTTAAAAATCTTACGCAGAATTTTTCCTTTTATTGATGACAAATCGAGTAAAAAACAAAACTATGAATTTTATAAACAGCTTGGACTGACTCCAGACGCATCATCTCCGAGTGAAATTTATTTGGATAATATAAAATATTTGAAACTTTTCTTTAAAGGCAAAAAGAAAGATATCATCCGAGATTTGAAAAAAAAGATGATGCAAAAAGCCAAAGAGGGAGAATTTGAAAAGGCCGGAGAAGTTAAAAGGCAAATTTTTGCGCTGAAACACATCAATGATATTGCGCTTATAAAAAATAGCTTCGCAGATAATAAAATTTTTGGTCCTGCGCCCTCCTTTGGGCGCATTTCTGGGAGCAAAGCGGGACCCTCGGACACAAAAATTTTATTATCTGCTTTGCTATTTCGCATTGAGGCTTATGACATAGCGCACATGGGAGGCAAAAATATGGTTGGGGTGATGACAGTTTTGGAAAACGACGAAGCAGTAAAGAGTGAGTACAGAAAATTCAAAATTAAGACTCAGAATAATGTAAATGATACCGGCGCACTCGCGGAAGTTTTAGAAAGAAGGTTGATGCATAAAGAATGGGCATTTCCAGATTTAATTGTGGTGGATGGCGGTATGGCGCAAATTAATGCCGCCAAAAGTGTTTTAAAAAAAATGGGTTTAAACATACCCGTAGTTTCTGTTGTTAAAGATGAACACCATAAACCGAAAGCCATAATGGGGGACAATCCACGCCACGGCAGGGCAAGAGATTTTGGATTAAAATATAAAAGAGAAATTCTACTAGCGAACAGCGAAGCACACCGATTTGCCATCAGTTATCATAAAAATATGAGGAATAAGAATTTCTTGATTTAG
- a CDS encoding TrmH family RNA methyltransferase, translating into MKKENQQENILILHNIRSVENVGAMFRTADAAGINKIYLSGYTPTPLDRFGRKRRDLAKSALGAEEYITWEYKKSLPAILRSLRREKYLIIGIEQDKKSVDYKKVKLHNKNVFIVGTEVTGIPKSILKKCDVIAEIPMRGKKESLNVSVALGIALFGILKL; encoded by the coding sequence ATGAAAAAGGAAAATCAACAAGAAAATATTTTAATATTACACAATATCCGAAGCGTGGAAAACGTCGGGGCGATGTTTCGCACGGCTGATGCGGCGGGAATAAACAAAATTTATTTGTCGGGCTACACCCCAACTCCGCTTGATCGTTTTGGCAGAAAGAGAAGGGATTTAGCTAAGTCTGCGCTCGGAGCGGAAGAATATATAACTTGGGAATATAAAAAAAGCTTGCCCGCCATTTTGCGAAGCTTAAGGCGGGAGAAATATTTAATTATTGGAATAGAGCAGGATAAAAAATCGGTTGATTATAAAAAGGTAAAATTACATAATAAAAATGTTTTTATCGTAGGAACGGAAGTGACAGGCATACCTAAAAGTATTTTAAAAAAATGTGATGTAATTGCTGAAATTCCAATGCGAGGCAAAAAAGAATCGTTAAATGTTTCCGTGGCACTAGGAATAGCGCTCTTCGGGATTCTAAAATTATAG
- the mutM gene encoding DNA-formamidopyrimidine glycosylase, with amino-acid sequence MPELPEVETTTRGLKKTVLGLVIKDVWTDLATKDKRKRDSVANPKFFRNFKKEVLNKKIISAERRAKNILINLSEGKTILVHMKMTGYLFYGKDPKIKFAHVVFTLSNPRHGGTSKHYLIFSDMRKFGKITLLDTNVAHDPEGKITSYGAGSKHLNNIGPEPLEKQFTITNFELQIFKKQNGKIKTVLMDQRIIAGIGNIYSDEILWRAGVHPERKVSTLKKPEIKLIFKAIKETLAKGIDFGGDSMSDYKNIYGLPGKFQLHHEAYRRTGEKCRKKGCKGTIIRKIINGRSAHFCSVHQK; translated from the coding sequence ATGCCTGAATTACCAGAAGTAGAAACAACTACAAGAGGTCTCAAAAAGACTGTCCTAGGCCTTGTAATAAAGGACGTTTGGACTGATTTGGCGACGAAAGACAAGCGCAAAAGAGACAGCGTGGCAAATCCAAAATTTTTCAGAAATTTTAAAAAGGAAGTTTTAAATAAGAAAATTATATCAGCCGAAAGACGTGCAAAAAATATCCTGATAAACTTGTCCGAAGGTAAAACCATCTTGGTTCATATGAAGATGACCGGTTATTTATTTTACGGCAAAGATCCAAAAATTAAATTTGCGCATGTGGTTTTCACTTTATCTAACCCACGCCATGGCGGGACAAGCAAACATTATTTAATTTTTTCAGATATGCGTAAATTCGGAAAAATTACTTTATTAGATACTAACGTTGCCCACGACCCCGAAGGAAAGATTACTTCCTACGGGGCAGGTAGTAAACATCTGAATAATATCGGACCGGAACCGTTAGAGAAACAATTTACAATTACGAATTTCGAATTACAAATTTTTAAAAAACAAAATGGGAAAATTAAGACAGTCTTGATGGATCAAAGAATTATTGCCGGCATTGGTAATATTTATTCAGATGAAATACTTTGGCGCGCCGGAGTGCATCCGGAGAGAAAAGTTTCCACGCTCAAAAAGCCAGAAATTAAATTGATATTCAAAGCCATCAAAGAAACACTCGCGAAAGGCATAGATTTCGGCGGAGACTCAATGTCAGATTACAAAAATATTTATGGCCTGCCCGGAAAATTCCAACTGCATCATGAAGCTTATAGACGCACAGGAGAAAAATGCAGAAAAAAAGGTTGTAAAGGCACAATAATTAGAAAAATAATAAACGGCCGCAGCGCGCATTTTTGCTCCGTGCATCAGAAATAA
- the ruvA gene encoding Holliday junction branch migration protein RuvA, which translates to MIGSIKGKIIFKADKFLIVETGGVGYKINVSPDVLSKTKKVGDEMTLWTHTHVREDALDLYGFLERSELEFFEMLIGVSGIGPKSALAILGIASIETLRKAIGMNDTSYLTKISGIGKKTAERIVIELRDKIGTELEGSSLQEELDVLEALKSLGYSQNEAREALKKVSPDANTNTKIREALKILGGK; encoded by the coding sequence ATGATCGGAAGCATTAAAGGAAAAATTATATTTAAAGCGGATAAATTTTTAATCGTGGAAACGGGCGGGGTTGGATATAAAATAAATGTCTCCCCAGATGTATTGTCTAAAACAAAAAAAGTAGGCGACGAGATGACACTCTGGACACATACGCACGTGCGAGAAGATGCTTTGGATTTGTATGGATTTTTAGAACGTTCAGAATTAGAATTTTTCGAAATGCTCATTGGAGTATCGGGCATAGGGCCAAAGTCGGCTTTAGCTATTTTAGGAATTGCTTCGATCGAAACATTGCGGAAAGCCATAGGCATGAATGACACTTCCTACCTCACAAAAATATCCGGCATCGGCAAAAAGACTGCGGAAAGAATCGTGATTGAATTGCGCGACAAAATAGGAACTGAACTGGAAGGAAGTTCTCTACAGGAAGAGCTGGATGTTTTAGAAGCACTTAAATCCCTAGGATATTCTCAAAATGAAGCGCGCGAAGCATTGAAAAAAGTGTCTCCTGATGCGAATACTAATACTAAAATCCGTGAAGCTTTAAAAATTTTAGGAGGCAAATAA
- the rpsT gene encoding 30S ribosomal protein S20: protein MPITQSAKKAIRGSLRKKAFNDQRKKAMKEIIKKIEKVVKTNKETGKAEAKKMLSLAFQAIDKSAQKGVIKKNNAARKKSRLSKLVK, encoded by the coding sequence ATGCCAATAACACAATCAGCTAAAAAAGCAATTCGCGGTTCTCTTCGAAAGAAGGCTTTCAATGACCAACGCAAGAAGGCAATGAAAGAAATAATCAAGAAAATCGAGAAAGTTGTAAAAACAAACAAGGAAACAGGCAAGGCTGAAGCTAAAAAAATGCTCTCACTTGCTTTTCAAGCGATCGACAAATCCGCGCAAAAAGGGGTGATCAAAAAGAACAACGCAGCTCGCAAGAAATCTCGGTTATCAAAGTTGGTTAAATAG
- a CDS encoding ATP-binding cassette domain-containing protein: MSIIEVKNLTKKFGDFTAVNDISFTVEKGEIFAFLGPNGAGKTTTIKMLTTLLEPTEGEAKVNDFNLRRERDKVRRSFGIVFQDPSLDDDLTAYENMEFHAVLYSVDKATRIKRIEELLKLVDLWDRRKELVKNFSGGMKRRLEIARSLIHTPKVIFLDEPTVGLDPQTRNHIWSYVVDLSKKEGVTVFLTTHYMEEAEKMADKVVIIDQGKIIGSGTPQELKNSTATNSLEEAFLKLTGEAIRSDEASDVDKLRSHARAWGRRR; encoded by the coding sequence ATGTCTATTATAGAAGTAAAAAACTTAACAAAGAAATTTGGAGATTTTACAGCCGTAAATGATATTTCTTTTACGGTTGAAAAGGGCGAAATTTTTGCATTTTTAGGACCTAATGGAGCAGGCAAAACCACCACGATAAAAATGTTGACGACACTTCTAGAGCCGACAGAAGGAGAGGCAAAAGTTAATGATTTTAATTTAAGGCGAGAGCGGGATAAAGTCAGGCGTTCTTTTGGAATTGTCTTTCAAGATCCTTCGCTAGATGATGATTTGACTGCTTATGAAAATATGGAATTTCATGCGGTGCTTTATTCTGTCGATAAAGCCACTCGTATAAAAAGAATTGAAGAACTTTTAAAATTAGTGGATCTATGGGACAGAAGAAAAGAGCTCGTAAAGAATTTTTCTGGAGGAATGAAGCGCAGACTTGAAATAGCTCGTTCTTTAATCCACACACCCAAGGTCATTTTCTTAGATGAGCCCACTGTGGGTCTCGATCCGCAAACTCGCAATCATATTTGGTCTTATGTTGTCGATCTTTCTAAAAAAGAAGGGGTAACGGTTTTCCTTACCACTCATTATATGGAGGAGGCGGAGAAGATGGCAGATAAAGTAGTCATTATCGATCAAGGGAAAATAATAGGTTCTGGGACTCCGCAAGAGCTAAAAAATTCAACTGCCACAAATTCACTAGAAGAAGCCTTTTTGAAATTAACAGGCGAGGCTATTAGAAGCGATGAGGCAAGCGATGTAGACAAGCTTCGTTCTCATGCGAGAGCCTGGGGTAGAAGAAGATAA
- a CDS encoding ABC transporter permease yields MNTIYILWLRQLKKYSRSIPRIIGSLGQPILFLLVFGFGFGSIFSKAGGGNYIQFLVPGIVAMAVVFTAIFGGIELIWDRQFGFLKETMVAPVSRFNIMLGRTFGGATVSVIQGIAVLIISFFVGFKLSNPLMIFPALLFMFLTAFFFTALGTAIASQLTDMQAFPIIMNFLVMPLFFLSGSIFPLTTAPKALQIIGKLDPLSYGIDGLRYVFEGISIYNPWIDLFVLIGFSVVVVLIGRYLFEKMEA; encoded by the coding sequence ATGAACACAATATATATTCTTTGGTTAAGACAATTAAAAAAATACAGCAGATCTATTCCGAGAATCATCGGAAGCTTGGGCCAGCCGATTCTTTTTCTTTTGGTTTTTGGCTTCGGTTTCGGTTCGATCTTTTCCAAGGCGGGCGGTGGAAATTATATCCAATTCCTCGTGCCCGGCATTGTGGCGATGGCCGTTGTTTTTACCGCCATTTTCGGAGGCATTGAACTTATTTGGGATAGACAATTTGGTTTTCTAAAGGAAACGATGGTGGCGCCTGTTTCTCGTTTTAATATTATGCTGGGCAGAACTTTTGGCGGAGCGACGGTGTCAGTCATCCAAGGGATCGCTGTTCTGATTATTTCTTTTTTTGTCGGTTTTAAATTGTCCAACCCTTTGATGATTTTCCCTGCACTTCTTTTTATGTTTTTAACGGCATTTTTCTTTACCGCTTTAGGCACGGCGATAGCCTCCCAGCTTACCGACATGCAAGCTTTTCCAATTATTATGAATTTTTTGGTGATGCCTTTATTTTTCCTTTCTGGTTCGATTTTTCCACTTACCACCGCGCCTAAAGCCCTGCAAATAATAGGGAAGCTCGATCCTCTTTCTTATGGGATAGACGGCTTGCGTTATGTTTTTGAAGGCATCTCGATTTATAATCCATGGATTGATTTATTTGTACTCATTGGTTTTTCTGTGGTTGTTGTTTTGATCGGCAGATATTTGTTTGAGAAAATGGAAGCTTGA
- a CDS encoding cold shock domain-containing protein, protein MTGTIKKLVSEKGFGFITAEGLQKDLFFHSNSLVGVTFDELKEGDTLSFETEESPKGLNATNVQRA, encoded by the coding sequence ATGACTGGTACAATAAAAAAACTAGTAAGTGAAAAAGGTTTCGGCTTTATAACAGCAGAAGGACTACAGAAGGATTTATTCTTCCACAGCAATTCTCTTGTAGGCGTAACCTTCGATGAATTGAAAGAAGGAGACACTCTTTCTTTTGAAACAGAAGAATCACCAAAAGGATTGAATGCTACAAACGTACAACGCGCGTAG
- a CDS encoding RNA pseudouridine synthase, which produces MKNNNQSINSEQNKKSNTKVGVRINKYLALKKISTRRGADLLIKEKKVYINKKLAVLGSQVNENDIVEVKGAKPTAYKYYAYYKPKGTETSSPKEGLFPLGRLDKASHGLMILTNDGRITDQLLNPKYFHEKEYIVRTKEKLRSNFKQKMEAGVNIEGYVTKPCKVKTMSENTFKVILTEGKKHQIRRMCSNLFQEVADLKRERIMNIKLNNLKPNTLREIKGEELAIFLNSLSLTN; this is translated from the coding sequence ATGAAAAATAATAATCAGTCAATAAATTCAGAGCAGAACAAAAAAAGCAATACCAAAGTTGGTGTACGGATAAATAAATACCTAGCTTTAAAAAAAATCTCTACCAGACGAGGAGCGGATCTTTTAATAAAAGAAAAAAAAGTATATATCAATAAAAAATTAGCGGTCCTAGGCAGTCAGGTAAATGAAAATGACATAGTGGAAGTGAAGGGCGCAAAACCAACGGCATATAAATATTATGCATACTATAAGCCAAAAGGCACAGAAACCAGTTCTCCCAAAGAAGGCTTGTTTCCTTTAGGAAGACTAGATAAGGCTAGCCACGGACTAATGATCCTAACAAATGACGGGCGCATCACTGACCAGCTCCTAAACCCAAAATATTTTCACGAAAAAGAATACATCGTCCGCACCAAAGAAAAACTCCGCTCCAACTTCAAACAAAAAATGGAAGCAGGAGTAAATATTGAAGGCTATGTCACCAAACCATGCAAAGTAAAAACAATGAGTGAAAATACTTTTAAAGTAATTTTGACTGAAGGGAAAAAACACCAAATCCGCCGGATGTGCTCGAATCTTTTTCAAGAAGTAGCCGACTTAAAACGTGAAAGAATTATGAATATCAAATTGAACAACTTAAAACCAAATACTTTAAGAGAAATAAAGGGAGAAGAATTGGCTATTTTCCTAAACTCATTAAGCTTGACAAATTAG
- the proB gene encoding glutamate 5-kinase → MRIVIKVGTQVISDKKGLNKRRIRQIIKEIDELFKLGHEVVLVTSGAIGTGLPLVNFSSLLRKKIAAAVGQPMLMHNYINEAKKYKIVVGQILILSDDFTNHERFKNFVLNIKAMLAHKILPIINENDVMKREDLRINDNDMLSAMVAVGLKADKLLILTNQDGLFTDNPDHNKNAELIKNVCKIDAKIKALCSVGKSDLGFGGMCAKISSVDYATKRGIETFIGNGEKSGTIVKAFSKNFPGTRFLA, encoded by the coding sequence ATGCGCATAGTAATAAAGGTAGGCACTCAAGTAATTTCTGATAAAAAAGGATTAAATAAGAGGAGAATTAGGCAAATCATTAAAGAAATTGATGAGCTTTTTAAACTTGGGCATGAAGTTGTGTTGGTGACTTCTGGCGCCATAGGCACAGGATTGCCCTTGGTTAATTTTTCAAGCTTGCTTCGGAAGAAAATTGCCGCAGCTGTTGGTCAACCTATGTTGATGCACAACTATATTAATGAGGCAAAAAAATATAAAATTGTTGTTGGTCAAATTCTAATATTGAGTGATGACTTTACGAACCATGAACGTTTTAAGAATTTTGTTTTAAATATAAAGGCGATGCTTGCTCATAAAATTCTTCCAATCATAAATGAGAATGATGTGATGAAAAGAGAAGATTTAAGAATTAATGACAATGATATGCTAAGCGCGATGGTGGCGGTAGGGTTAAAGGCAGACAAACTTTTGATTTTAACTAATCAAGACGGACTTTTTACAGATAATCCTGACCACAATAAAAACGCAGAATTAATAAAAAATGTATGTAAAATTGATGCTAAAATAAAAGCATTATGTTCAGTTGGAAAGTCTGACCTTGGATTTGGTGGAATGTGCGCAAAGATTTCATCTGTCGATTATGCAACCAAAAGAGGGATAGAAACATTTATAGGTAACGGGGAAAAATCTGGGACGATAGTAAAAGCTTTTAGTAAAAATTTTCCAGGTACAAGATTTTTAGCTTAA
- a CDS encoding pyrroline-5-carboxylate reductase, with protein sequence MKTQVTIIGFGTMGKAIAKAILKKDKKISVFGIDKDKPDKNNFIRKVEKSDFVILATKPQDAKEAILEIKNYLNKKIILISIMAGTSIKKIENLSGHKKIIRMMPNLGLSVGCGIAVWKGVGISTLEKKKVKNFINKITENFEVKNEDTINKVTAISGSGPAYFFLLADCLIKACASLGFNKNESRQLVEKTFSAAAILSREEDYSSLIKKVASKGGTTEAALDVFQKENFNGIVLKAIRSAYKRAQELNQG encoded by the coding sequence ATGAAAACTCAAGTTACAATTATTGGTTTCGGCACGATGGGTAAAGCTATTGCAAAAGCAATTCTCAAAAAAGATAAAAAAATCTCCGTTTTCGGTATAGATAAAGATAAACCTGATAAAAATAATTTTATTCGGAAAGTAGAAAAATCTGATTTTGTAATATTAGCTACAAAACCGCAAGATGCAAAAGAGGCAATCCTTGAAATTAAGAATTATTTAAATAAAAAAATAATACTGATATCTATCATGGCTGGCACTTCGATAAAAAAGATTGAAAATCTTTCCGGGCATAAAAAAATAATAAGAATGATGCCAAACTTAGGACTTTCTGTGGGTTGTGGTATAGCTGTTTGGAAGGGTGTGGGAATATCTACATTAGAAAAAAAGAAAGTTAAAAATTTTATAAATAAAATCACAGAAAATTTTGAAGTCAAAAATGAAGATACTATAAATAAAGTAACAGCGATATCTGGCAGCGGACCAGCCTATTTTTTTCTTTTAGCAGATTGTTTGATTAAAGCTTGCGCTAGTCTTGGATTTAATAAAAATGAAAGCAGACAGCTTGTAGAGAAAACATTTTCAGCTGCCGCTATTTTAAGCAGAGAAGAAGATTATTCTTCCCTTATAAAAAAAGTTGCTTCCAAAGGTGGCACCACAGAAGCGGCACTCGATGTTTTTCAAAAAGAAAATTTCAACGGAATTGTATTAAAAGCTATTCGTTCTGCATATAAAAGAGCGCAAGAATTAAATCAAGGCTGA